A stretch of Pygocentrus nattereri isolate fPygNat1 chromosome 8, fPygNat1.pri, whole genome shotgun sequence DNA encodes these proteins:
- the zgc:101583 gene encoding magnesium transporter NIPA2 isoform X7 → MDDGAFYRSDFYIGLSLAIISSFFIGGSFILKKKGLLRLASKGSMRAGQGGYAYLKEWLWWAGLISMGVGEAANFAAYAFAPATLVTPLGAMSVLVSAMLSTYFLNEKLNIHGKVGCVLCILGSTVMVIHAPQEEEVASLSVMAEKLKDPGFIIFAICIVVSAMILIIFVVPHYGQKNVLVYILICSVIGSLSVSCVKGLGIGIKDLFAGTAALKEPLFWALLVCLVICVSIQISYLNKALDIFNTSIVTPIYYVFFTTSVMVCSAILFKEWLRMSTDGVVGTVSGFLTIIMGIFLLHAFKDTTFSWDSLPLYLHGAPRGSTWKQSYIALSTHEILGGDMDKK, encoded by the exons ATGGATGATGGTGCCTTTTATCGCTCTGACTTCTACATTGGTTTGTCACTCGCCATCATCTCAAGTTTCTTCATTGGTGGGagctttattttgaaaaagaaaggaCTCTTAAGACTTGCAAGCAAGGGTTCCATGAGAGCAG GTCAAGGTGGATATGCATACCTGAAAGAATGGTTGTGGTGGGCCGGTCTCATATCAA TGGGAGTAGGTGAGGCAGCTAATTTTGCAGCATATGCCTTTGCACCTGCCACGTTAGTGACACCTTTGGGAGCAATGAGTGTTTTAGTAAG TGCTATGCTGTCAACATATTTCCtgaatgaaaaactgaatatCCATGGGAAAGTTGGCTGTGTACTGTGCATCCTTGGCTCTACAGTGATGGTGATCCATGCTCCTCAGGAGGAGGAGGTTGCTTCTCTGAGTGTCATGGCAGAGAAACTTAAAGATCCAG GATTTATCATTTTTGCCATCTGCATTGTTGTAAGTGCCATGATCCTGATCATCTTCGTTGTGCCTCATTATGGTCAGAAGAATGTGCTGGTGTACATCCTCATCTGTTCAGTGATTGGTTCATTATCTGTGTCCTGTGTGAAAGGCCTGGGTATTGGCATCAAAGACCTTTTTGCTGGAACAGCAGCGCTAAAAGAACCTCTGTTCTGGGCTTTACTTGTGTGCCTTGTAATATGTGTGAGCATTCAGATCAGCTACCTGAACAAGGCTCTCGACATATTTAACACATCTATTGTTACACCTATCTACTATGTCTTTTTTACAACTTCTGTTATGGTGTGCTCAGCTATCTTGTTCAAAGAGTGGCTGCGTATGTCCACTGATGGAGTTGTTGGAACGGTTAGTGGGTTTCTTACAATTATAATGGGTATTTTCCTCCTCCATGCTTTTAAGGACACTACTTTTAGCTGGGATTCACTGCCTCTTTATTTACATGGTGCCCCTCGAGGCAGCACATGGAAACAATCCTATATTGCCTTGTCAACCCATGAGATTCTGGGGGGTGATATGGACAAGAAGTAA
- the zgc:101583 gene encoding magnesium transporter NIPA2 isoform X6, whose protein sequence is MGVTNMDDGAFYRSDFYIGLSLAIISSFFIGGSFILKKKGLLRLASKGSMRAGQGGYAYLKEWLWWAGLISMGVGEAANFAAYAFAPATLVTPLGAMSVLVSAMLSTYFLNEKLNIHGKVGCVLCILGSTVMVIHAPQEEEVASLSVMAEKLKDPGFIIFAICIVVSAMILIIFVVPHYGQKNVLVYILICSVIGSLSVSCVKGLGIGIKDLFAGTAALKEPLFWALLVCLVICVSIQISYLNKALDIFNTSIVTPIYYVFFTTSVMVCSAILFKEWLRMSTDGVVGTVSGFLTIIMGIFLLHAFKDTTFSWDSLPLYLHGAPRGSTWKQSYIALSTHEILGGDMDKK, encoded by the exons ATGGATGATGGTGCCTTTTATCGCTCTGACTTCTACATTGGTTTGTCACTCGCCATCATCTCAAGTTTCTTCATTGGTGGGagctttattttgaaaaagaaaggaCTCTTAAGACTTGCAAGCAAGGGTTCCATGAGAGCAG GTCAAGGTGGATATGCATACCTGAAAGAATGGTTGTGGTGGGCCGGTCTCATATCAA TGGGAGTAGGTGAGGCAGCTAATTTTGCAGCATATGCCTTTGCACCTGCCACGTTAGTGACACCTTTGGGAGCAATGAGTGTTTTAGTAAG TGCTATGCTGTCAACATATTTCCtgaatgaaaaactgaatatCCATGGGAAAGTTGGCTGTGTACTGTGCATCCTTGGCTCTACAGTGATGGTGATCCATGCTCCTCAGGAGGAGGAGGTTGCTTCTCTGAGTGTCATGGCAGAGAAACTTAAAGATCCAG GATTTATCATTTTTGCCATCTGCATTGTTGTAAGTGCCATGATCCTGATCATCTTCGTTGTGCCTCATTATGGTCAGAAGAATGTGCTGGTGTACATCCTCATCTGTTCAGTGATTGGTTCATTATCTGTGTCCTGTGTGAAAGGCCTGGGTATTGGCATCAAAGACCTTTTTGCTGGAACAGCAGCGCTAAAAGAACCTCTGTTCTGGGCTTTACTTGTGTGCCTTGTAATATGTGTGAGCATTCAGATCAGCTACCTGAACAAGGCTCTCGACATATTTAACACATCTATTGTTACACCTATCTACTATGTCTTTTTTACAACTTCTGTTATGGTGTGCTCAGCTATCTTGTTCAAAGAGTGGCTGCGTATGTCCACTGATGGAGTTGTTGGAACGGTTAGTGGGTTTCTTACAATTATAATGGGTATTTTCCTCCTCCATGCTTTTAAGGACACTACTTTTAGCTGGGATTCACTGCCTCTTTATTTACATGGTGCCCCTCGAGGCAGCACATGGAAACAATCCTATATTGCCTTGTCAACCCATGAGATTCTGGGGGGTGATATGGACAAGAAGTAA
- the zgc:101583 gene encoding magnesium transporter NIPA2 isoform X5 — protein sequence MGVTNLRRSPEASAAGLCLLVECERKRKLKSERLKMDDGAFYRSDFYIGLSLAIISSFFIGGSFILKKKGLLRLASKGSMRAGQGGYAYLKEWLWWAGLISMGVGEAANFAAYAFAPATLVTPLGAMSVLVSAMLSTYFLNEKLNIHGKVGCVLCILGSTVMVIHAPQEEEVASLSVMAEKLKDPGFIIFAICIVVSAMILIIFVVPHYGQKNVLVYILICSVIGSLSVSCVKGLGIGIKDLFAGTAALKEPLFWALLVCLVICVSIQISYLNKALDIFNTSIVTPIYYVFFTTSVMVCSAILFKEWLRMSTDGVVGTVSGFLTIIMGIFLLHAFKDTTFSWDSLPLYLHGAPRGSTWKQSYIALSTHEILGGDMDKK from the exons CTGCGCCGCTCACCCGAggccagtgctgctggactttgcCTGCTGGTGGAGTGCGAGCGTAAAAGAAAGTTGAAGTCTGAAAGGCTAAAG ATGGATGATGGTGCCTTTTATCGCTCTGACTTCTACATTGGTTTGTCACTCGCCATCATCTCAAGTTTCTTCATTGGTGGGagctttattttgaaaaagaaaggaCTCTTAAGACTTGCAAGCAAGGGTTCCATGAGAGCAG GTCAAGGTGGATATGCATACCTGAAAGAATGGTTGTGGTGGGCCGGTCTCATATCAA TGGGAGTAGGTGAGGCAGCTAATTTTGCAGCATATGCCTTTGCACCTGCCACGTTAGTGACACCTTTGGGAGCAATGAGTGTTTTAGTAAG TGCTATGCTGTCAACATATTTCCtgaatgaaaaactgaatatCCATGGGAAAGTTGGCTGTGTACTGTGCATCCTTGGCTCTACAGTGATGGTGATCCATGCTCCTCAGGAGGAGGAGGTTGCTTCTCTGAGTGTCATGGCAGAGAAACTTAAAGATCCAG GATTTATCATTTTTGCCATCTGCATTGTTGTAAGTGCCATGATCCTGATCATCTTCGTTGTGCCTCATTATGGTCAGAAGAATGTGCTGGTGTACATCCTCATCTGTTCAGTGATTGGTTCATTATCTGTGTCCTGTGTGAAAGGCCTGGGTATTGGCATCAAAGACCTTTTTGCTGGAACAGCAGCGCTAAAAGAACCTCTGTTCTGGGCTTTACTTGTGTGCCTTGTAATATGTGTGAGCATTCAGATCAGCTACCTGAACAAGGCTCTCGACATATTTAACACATCTATTGTTACACCTATCTACTATGTCTTTTTTACAACTTCTGTTATGGTGTGCTCAGCTATCTTGTTCAAAGAGTGGCTGCGTATGTCCACTGATGGAGTTGTTGGAACGGTTAGTGGGTTTCTTACAATTATAATGGGTATTTTCCTCCTCCATGCTTTTAAGGACACTACTTTTAGCTGGGATTCACTGCCTCTTTATTTACATGGTGCCCCTCGAGGCAGCACATGGAAACAATCCTATATTGCCTTGTCAACCCATGAGATTCTGGGGGGTGATATGGACAAGAAGTAA
- the zgc:101583 gene encoding magnesium transporter NIPA2 isoform X2, translating to MGVTNVCEGYVKGSVHCVICRLVPTVCKLKKVYSVWNGLLDLRRSPEASAAGLCLLVECERKRKLKSERLKMDDGAFYRSDFYIGLSLAIISSFFIGGSFILKKKGLLRLASKGSMRAGQGGYAYLKEWLWWAGLISMGVGEAANFAAYAFAPATLVTPLGAMSVLVSAMLSTYFLNEKLNIHGKVGCVLCILGSTVMVIHAPQEEEVASLSVMAEKLKDPGFIIFAICIVVSAMILIIFVVPHYGQKNVLVYILICSVIGSLSVSCVKGLGIGIKDLFAGTAALKEPLFWALLVCLVICVSIQISYLNKALDIFNTSIVTPIYYVFFTTSVMVCSAILFKEWLRMSTDGVVGTVSGFLTIIMGIFLLHAFKDTTFSWDSLPLYLHGAPRGSTWKQSYIALSTHEILGGDMDKK from the exons CTGCGCCGCTCACCCGAggccagtgctgctggactttgcCTGCTGGTGGAGTGCGAGCGTAAAAGAAAGTTGAAGTCTGAAAGGCTAAAG ATGGATGATGGTGCCTTTTATCGCTCTGACTTCTACATTGGTTTGTCACTCGCCATCATCTCAAGTTTCTTCATTGGTGGGagctttattttgaaaaagaaaggaCTCTTAAGACTTGCAAGCAAGGGTTCCATGAGAGCAG GTCAAGGTGGATATGCATACCTGAAAGAATGGTTGTGGTGGGCCGGTCTCATATCAA TGGGAGTAGGTGAGGCAGCTAATTTTGCAGCATATGCCTTTGCACCTGCCACGTTAGTGACACCTTTGGGAGCAATGAGTGTTTTAGTAAG TGCTATGCTGTCAACATATTTCCtgaatgaaaaactgaatatCCATGGGAAAGTTGGCTGTGTACTGTGCATCCTTGGCTCTACAGTGATGGTGATCCATGCTCCTCAGGAGGAGGAGGTTGCTTCTCTGAGTGTCATGGCAGAGAAACTTAAAGATCCAG GATTTATCATTTTTGCCATCTGCATTGTTGTAAGTGCCATGATCCTGATCATCTTCGTTGTGCCTCATTATGGTCAGAAGAATGTGCTGGTGTACATCCTCATCTGTTCAGTGATTGGTTCATTATCTGTGTCCTGTGTGAAAGGCCTGGGTATTGGCATCAAAGACCTTTTTGCTGGAACAGCAGCGCTAAAAGAACCTCTGTTCTGGGCTTTACTTGTGTGCCTTGTAATATGTGTGAGCATTCAGATCAGCTACCTGAACAAGGCTCTCGACATATTTAACACATCTATTGTTACACCTATCTACTATGTCTTTTTTACAACTTCTGTTATGGTGTGCTCAGCTATCTTGTTCAAAGAGTGGCTGCGTATGTCCACTGATGGAGTTGTTGGAACGGTTAGTGGGTTTCTTACAATTATAATGGGTATTTTCCTCCTCCATGCTTTTAAGGACACTACTTTTAGCTGGGATTCACTGCCTCTTTATTTACATGGTGCCCCTCGAGGCAGCACATGGAAACAATCCTATATTGCCTTGTCAACCCATGAGATTCTGGGGGGTGATATGGACAAGAAGTAA